The Streptomyces venezuelae genomic interval GAGACCGTCTCGAAGATCGAGACCATCGCCGCCGAAGAGGGCCTCACCGTCCTCGGCTGGCGCGAGGTCCCCGTCGCCCCCGAGCTGCTCGGCGCCTCCGCCCGCTCCACCATGCCGGTCTTCCGCCAGGTCTTCGTGGCCGACGGCGAGAACACGGGCATCGCGCTGGACCGCAAGGCGTTCGTGCTGCGCAAGCGCGCCGAGCGCGAGGCCGCGACCTACTTCCCGTCGCTCTCCGCCCGCACGATCGTCTACAAGGGCATGCTGACCACCGGCCAGCTCGAGCCCTTCTTCCCGGACCTGTCGGACCGCCGCTGCGCCTCCGCCGTGGCCCTGGTCCACTCCCGGTTCTCCACCAACACCTTCCCGAGCTGGCCGCTGGCCCACCCGTACCGCTTCGTCGCCCACAACGGTGAGATCAACACCGTCAAGGGCAACCGGAACTGGATGACCGCCCGCGAGGCGCAGCTCGAATCCCAGGTCTTCGGCGAGGGCTCGCTGGACCGGATCTTCCCGATCTGCACCCCGGACGCCTCCGACTCGGCCTCCTTCGACGAGGTCCTGGAGCTGCTCCACCTCGGCGGCCGCTCCCTGCCGCACGCGGTCCTGATGATGGTCCCCGAGGCGTGGGAGAACCACGACTCCATGGACCCGGCCCGCCGCGCCTTCTACCAGTACCACTCCACGATGATGGAGCCCTGGGACGGCCCGGCCTGCGTCACCTTCACCGATGGCGTCCAGGTCGGCGCGGTCCTCGACCGCAACGGTCTGCGCCCCGGCCGCTACTGGGTCACCGACGAGGGCCTCGTCGTCCTCTCCTCCGAGGTCGGCGTCCTCGACATCGACCCCGCCAAGGTCGTCCGCAAGGGCCGCCTCCAGCCCGGCAAGATGTTCCTCGTCGACACCGCCGAGCACCGGATCATCGAGGACGACGAGATCAAGGCCGGCCTCGCCGCCGAGAACCCGTACGCGGAGTGGCTGGAGACCGGCGAGATCGAGCTCTCCGACCTCCCCGAGCGCGAGCACATCGTGCACACCCACGCCTCGGTCACCCGCCGCCAGCAGACCTTCGGCTACACCGAGGAAGAGCTCCGCGTCATCCTCGCCCCGATGGCCAACACCGGCGGCGAGCCCCTCGGCTCCATGGGCACGGACTCGCCGATCGCGGCCCTGTCCGCCCGCCCGCGGCTGCTCTTCGACTACTTCACCCAGCTCTTCGCGCAGGTCACCAACCCGCCGCTGGACGCCATCCGCGAGGAGCTCGTGACGAGCCTCCGCTCCTCGCTCGGCCCCGGCAGCAACCTGCTGGAGCCCACCGCCTCGTCGTGCCGCAGCGTCACCCTGCCCTTCCCGGTGATCGACAACGACGAGCTGGCCAAGCTCATCCACATCAACGCCGACGGCGACATGCCCGGCATGAAGGCCGCGACCCTCTCCGGTCTCTACCGGGTCTCCGGCGGCGGCGAGGCCCTCGCCGCCCGCATCGAGGCGATCTGCGCCGAGGCCGACACCGCGATCGAGGGCGGCGCCCGCCTGATCGTGCTCTCCGACCGGCACTCCGACGCCGAGCACGCACCGATCCCCTCGCTGCTGCTCACCGCGGCCGTCCACCACCACCTCATCCGCACCAAGCAGCGCACCAAGGTGGGTCTGCTGGTCGAGGCCGGTGACGTCCGCGAGGTCCACCACGTCGCCCTGCTCATCGGCTACGGCGCCGCGGCGGTCAACCCGTACCTCGCCATGGAGTCCGTCGAGGACCTGGTCCGCGCCGGCACCTTCATCGAGGGCCTGGAGCCCGAGCAGGCCATCCGGAACCTGATCTACGCGCTCGGCAAGGGCGTCCTCAAGGTCATGTCCAAGATGGGCATCTCGACCGTCGCCTCCTACCGCGGCGCCCAGGTCTTCGAGGCCGTCGGCCTCGACGCCGGCTTCGTCGCCACGTACTTCAACGGCACGGCCACCAAGATCGGCGGCGCCGGTCTCGACGTCGTCGCCAAGGAGGTCGCCGCCCGCCACGCCAAGGCGTACCCCGTCTCCGGCGTCCCCTCGGCGCACCGCGCCCTGGAGATCGGCGGCGAGTACCAGTGGCGCCGCGAGGGCGAGCCGCACCTGTTCGACCCGGAGACCGTCTTCCGCCTGCAGCACGCCACGCGCAACAAGCGGTACGACATCTTCAAGAAGTACACGGACCGGGTGAACGAGCAGTCCGAGCGCCTCATGACGCTCCGCGGCCTCTTCGGCTTCACCTCGGACCGCGAGGCGATCTCGATCGACGAGGTCGAGCCGGTCAGCGAGATCGTCAAGCGGTTCTCGACGGGCGCCATGTCGTACGGCTCCATCTCCCGCGAGGCGCACGAGACCCTCGCCATCGCCATGAACCAGCTGGGCGCCAAGTCCAACACCGGTGAGGGCGGCGAGGACCCGGACCGCCTGTACGACCCGGCGCGCCGCTCCTCGATCAAGCAGGTCGCCTCCGGCCGCTTCGGCGTCACCAGCGAGTACCTGGTCAACGCCGACGACATCCAGATCAAGATGGCCCAGGGCGCCAAGCCCGGCGAGGGCGGCCAGCTGCCCGGCCACAAGGTCTACCCGTGGGTCGCCAAGACGCGTCACTCGACGCCCGGCGTCGGCCTGATCTCGCCGCCGCCGCACCACGACATCTACTCCATC includes:
- the gltB gene encoding glutamate synthase large subunit: MRSDAWSPMDGRPAPQGMYDPRNEHDACGVGFVATLTGVASHALVEQALTVLRNLEHRGATGSEPDSGDGAGILFQVPDAFLREVAGFELPEAGAYAVGIAFLPEDGTDETVSKIETIAAEEGLTVLGWREVPVAPELLGASARSTMPVFRQVFVADGENTGIALDRKAFVLRKRAEREAATYFPSLSARTIVYKGMLTTGQLEPFFPDLSDRRCASAVALVHSRFSTNTFPSWPLAHPYRFVAHNGEINTVKGNRNWMTAREAQLESQVFGEGSLDRIFPICTPDASDSASFDEVLELLHLGGRSLPHAVLMMVPEAWENHDSMDPARRAFYQYHSTMMEPWDGPACVTFTDGVQVGAVLDRNGLRPGRYWVTDEGLVVLSSEVGVLDIDPAKVVRKGRLQPGKMFLVDTAEHRIIEDDEIKAGLAAENPYAEWLETGEIELSDLPEREHIVHTHASVTRRQQTFGYTEEELRVILAPMANTGGEPLGSMGTDSPIAALSARPRLLFDYFTQLFAQVTNPPLDAIREELVTSLRSSLGPGSNLLEPTASSCRSVTLPFPVIDNDELAKLIHINADGDMPGMKAATLSGLYRVSGGGEALAARIEAICAEADTAIEGGARLIVLSDRHSDAEHAPIPSLLLTAAVHHHLIRTKQRTKVGLLVEAGDVREVHHVALLIGYGAAAVNPYLAMESVEDLVRAGTFIEGLEPEQAIRNLIYALGKGVLKVMSKMGISTVASYRGAQVFEAVGLDAGFVATYFNGTATKIGGAGLDVVAKEVAARHAKAYPVSGVPSAHRALEIGGEYQWRREGEPHLFDPETVFRLQHATRNKRYDIFKKYTDRVNEQSERLMTLRGLFGFTSDREAISIDEVEPVSEIVKRFSTGAMSYGSISREAHETLAIAMNQLGAKSNTGEGGEDPDRLYDPARRSSIKQVASGRFGVTSEYLVNADDIQIKMAQGAKPGEGGQLPGHKVYPWVAKTRHSTPGVGLISPPPHHDIYSIEDLAQLIHDLKNANPVARIHVKLVSEVGVGTVAAGVSKAHADVVLISGHDGGTGASPLTSLKHAGGPWELGLAETQQTLLLNGLRDRIVVQTDGQLKTGRDVVIAALLGAEEFGFATAPLVVSGCVMMRVCHLDTCPVGIATQNPALRDRFSGKAEYVVNFFEFIAEEVRELLAELGFRTIEEAVGHAELLDTSRAVTHWKAQGLDLEPLFYVPELPEGAVRHALIEQDHGLEKALDNELIQLAAEALNAASAEEAQPVRAQVAIRNINRTVGTMLGHHVTKKFGGAGLPADTIDITFTGSAGQSFGAFLPSGVTLRLEGDANDYVGKGLSGGRVVVRPDRGADHLAEYSTIAGNTIGYGATGGELFLRGRTGERFCVRNSGALVVSEGVGDHGCEYMTGGTAVVLGETGRNFAAGMSGGVAYVVDLDRDNVNSGNLGAIESLSDADKDWLHDVVRRHQEETGSTVAEKLLADWDAAAARFSKIIPTTYKAVLAAKDAAELAGLSETETTEKMMEAATNG